The Oxalobacteraceae bacterium OTU3CINTB1 genome includes a window with the following:
- a CDS encoding Crp/Fnr family transcriptional regulator, with product MLPSTSAVSRAEQPGAGLSFTCRDCPTREHCLPAGLDSLELHSFEHTVARRQHLKRHERLYRCGMPLEHVFIVASGQIKAERPMPDGRPQVLGFYLPGQLLGLDALSSHTYCCDAVALCDSTVCAISYAMLTSLIQQRSALLLRFHALFGTELARQQNNMLLLGNAKAPQRLAAFLMDLATGHQAPEPPAAAFELRMSRDDIASHLGLALESVSRQLTQFRAAGLLEVQNRRIELLDADALRAIAISS from the coding sequence ATGTTGCCGTCCACATCAGCAGTATCCCGCGCCGAACAACCCGGCGCGGGCTTATCTTTCACCTGCCGCGACTGTCCCACCCGCGAGCATTGCCTGCCGGCGGGGCTCGATTCCCTGGAACTGCACAGTTTTGAGCATACGGTTGCGCGCCGCCAGCACCTCAAGCGGCACGAACGCCTCTACCGGTGCGGCATGCCGCTCGAGCATGTGTTTATCGTCGCAAGCGGACAGATCAAAGCCGAACGGCCGATGCCGGACGGCCGCCCGCAGGTGCTCGGCTTCTACCTGCCGGGACAACTCCTCGGCCTCGACGCGCTGTCATCGCACACCTACTGCTGCGACGCCGTCGCGCTGTGCGACAGCACGGTGTGCGCAATCTCGTACGCGATGCTCACCAGCCTGATACAACAGCGCAGCGCCCTGCTGCTGCGCTTTCACGCGCTGTTCGGCACCGAGCTGGCGCGGCAGCAGAACAACATGCTATTGCTCGGCAACGCCAAGGCGCCGCAGCGGCTGGCCGCTTTTTTGATGGACCTGGCAACCGGCCACCAGGCGCCGGAGCCGCCGGCGGCGGCGTTCGAACTGCGCATGTCGCGCGACGACATCGCATCCCACCTGGGTCTCGCGCTGGAAAGCGTGAGCCGTCAACTGACGCAGTTCCGCGCGGCCGGCCTGCTGGAAGTCCAGAACCGCCGCATCGAGTTACTCGACGCCGATGCCCTGCGGGCCATCGCCATTTCTTCATAG
- a CDS encoding RraA family protein has protein sequence MSHPITAELLAQARGLTTAEISDALDFFKLPGSAPGIHAIAGPKHIVGIAFTVRFAPVDTSVPGTVGDYLDDMPAGAVAVLDNGARTDCTVWGGIMSQIAARRGIAGTVVNGVCRDTAEADQAGYPLYAAGRFMRTGKDRVQVDAVGGAVTLGDIRVVAGDLVVADQDGVVVVPAARACEVIGRALSMQQIEQRIVAAALDGMPLCEARRRFGYHTLQRQPQT, from the coding sequence ATGAGCCATCCAATCACCGCCGAATTGCTGGCGCAGGCACGCGGCCTGACGACCGCCGAAATATCCGACGCGCTCGATTTCTTCAAATTGCCCGGCAGCGCACCTGGCATCCACGCCATCGCCGGTCCCAAGCACATCGTCGGCATCGCCTTCACCGTGCGCTTCGCGCCGGTCGACACCAGCGTCCCCGGAACCGTGGGCGACTACCTCGACGACATGCCGGCCGGCGCGGTCGCCGTGCTCGATAACGGCGCCCGGACCGACTGCACCGTCTGGGGCGGGATCATGAGCCAGATCGCCGCCAGGCGCGGCATCGCCGGCACCGTCGTCAATGGCGTATGCCGCGACACCGCCGAAGCCGACCAAGCAGGCTACCCGCTGTACGCGGCCGGCCGCTTCATGCGCACCGGCAAAGACCGCGTGCAGGTCGACGCCGTCGGCGGCGCCGTCACCCTGGGCGACATCCGCGTCGTCGCCGGCGATCTGGTGGTGGCGGACCAGGATGGGGTTGTCGTCGTCCCCGCCGCTCGAGCATGCGAAGTAATCGGGCGCGCGCTATCGATGCAGCAGATCGAACAACGCATCGTCGCCGCCGCGCTGGACGGCATGCCGCTTTGCGAAGCGCGCCGCCGCTTCGGCTATCACACGCTGCAACGCCAGCCCCAAACATAA
- a CDS encoding MFS transporter, with the protein MHSKSMSVEGTVRPTKYRWFVAALFFVIYTIAAADRANLGVALPFLRKEFAMTNTEAGGLVSLFLIAYGLAQLPSAWLLSRFGIRKVFTISMILTSIATGLTGMVGSLLALKVCRLALGVAEGPLPIGVTSTINNWFPAREKGTATGIFLSSVKFGPVITPILGAAIIAAWGWKEVFILFAIPGIFLSVLWYFLVANQPSESRFVNSAELACITDDGVGGNSRSQGAASKPIPWLDKLIRVRDEKVLDTTGGVLKSWNIIGCALGYCCQLGISSVLLAWIPTYLLTVKNFSVMNMGFVAAAPWVGAVVGNILGGLFADRVLDKRRKPGMLISAASTAIMMYVLINAPADPVTYGFLLFLTGILLSIGYSAYMVYPMAFVSKEKFPTANAVVNMGGQLGGAATPWIVGMLLDSLGWDYVFGFMAAISCLTFLVVLTISEPLKLRQ; encoded by the coding sequence ATGCATAGCAAATCCATGTCGGTGGAGGGCACCGTTCGTCCAACGAAATACCGCTGGTTCGTCGCCGCGCTGTTCTTCGTCATCTACACCATCGCCGCCGCCGACCGCGCCAACCTTGGCGTCGCCCTGCCTTTCCTGCGCAAGGAATTTGCGATGACCAATACCGAAGCCGGTGGCCTGGTCAGCCTGTTCCTGATCGCCTACGGACTGGCGCAGCTGCCATCGGCCTGGCTGCTGTCGCGGTTCGGTATCCGCAAGGTGTTCACGATCTCGATGATACTGACGTCGATCGCCACCGGGCTGACCGGCATGGTCGGTTCCCTCCTGGCGTTGAAAGTCTGCCGCCTCGCGCTGGGCGTGGCCGAAGGACCACTGCCGATCGGCGTCACCTCCACCATCAACAACTGGTTCCCGGCGCGTGAAAAAGGCACGGCCACCGGCATCTTCCTGTCATCCGTCAAATTCGGTCCGGTGATTACGCCCATCCTCGGCGCCGCGATCATCGCCGCATGGGGATGGAAAGAGGTGTTCATCCTGTTCGCCATTCCCGGCATTTTCCTGTCGGTGCTGTGGTATTTTTTGGTCGCCAACCAGCCATCGGAGAGCCGCTTCGTCAACAGCGCGGAACTGGCGTGCATCACCGACGATGGCGTCGGCGGCAATAGCCGCAGCCAGGGCGCCGCGTCGAAACCGATTCCATGGCTCGACAAACTGATACGCGTGCGCGACGAAAAGGTGTTGGACACCACCGGCGGCGTGCTCAAATCGTGGAACATCATCGGCTGCGCGCTGGGCTACTGCTGCCAGTTGGGTATTTCCAGCGTGCTGCTGGCATGGATACCGACGTATCTGCTGACGGTCAAGAACTTCTCGGTGATGAATATGGGCTTTGTGGCGGCGGCGCCCTGGGTCGGCGCGGTGGTCGGCAACATCCTCGGCGGCCTGTTCGCCGACCGTGTACTCGACAAGCGCCGCAAACCGGGCATGCTGATTTCCGCAGCGTCGACGGCCATCATGATGTACGTCTTGATCAACGCGCCGGCAGACCCGGTCACCTATGGCTTCCTGCTGTTCCTGACCGGGATCTTGCTGAGCATAGGCTACTCCGCCTACATGGTGTATCCGATGGCGTTCGTCTCAAAGGAGAAATTCCCCACCGCGAACGCGGTGGTGAACATGGGCGGACAACTGGGCGGCGCCGCCACCCCGTGGATCGTCGGCATGCTGCTCGATAGCCTGGGCTGGGACTATGTGTTCGGCTTCATGGCCGCGATATCGTGCCTCACCTTCCTGGTGGTGCTGACGATTTCGGAGCCGTTGAAGTTGCGTCAGTAA
- a CDS encoding succinate dehydrogenase iron-sulfur subunit, giving the protein MPQNGPVHLKIYRYDPDTGEPPRMQDYIVEAGYKGTMVLDLLMHIKADVDDSLSFRRSCREGVCGSDAMNINGKNGLACVAPIATTRQPIVLRPLPGVPVVRDLIVDLSEFWKQYHSIKPYLVNDDPPTDRERLQSPEDRDKLNGLYECILCACCSTACPTFWWNPDRFVGPAGLLQAYRFIADTRDSTPSERLDDLSDAYRLFRCRTIMNCTDVCPKGLNPAAAISEIRDLLVRRMI; this is encoded by the coding sequence ATGCCGCAAAACGGCCCCGTACACCTGAAAATCTACCGCTACGACCCCGACACCGGTGAGCCACCGCGCATGCAGGACTACATCGTGGAGGCCGGCTACAAGGGCACGATGGTGCTCGATCTGCTGATGCATATCAAAGCCGACGTCGACGACAGCCTCTCCTTTCGCCGCTCATGCCGCGAGGGTGTGTGCGGCTCGGATGCAATGAACATCAACGGCAAGAACGGCCTGGCATGCGTGGCCCCGATCGCCACCACACGCCAGCCCATCGTGCTGCGCCCGCTACCGGGCGTGCCGGTGGTGCGCGACCTGATCGTCGATCTGAGCGAATTCTGGAAGCAGTACCACTCGATCAAGCCCTACCTGGTCAACGACGATCCGCCGACCGACCGCGAGCGCCTGCAATCGCCGGAAGACCGTGACAAACTCAACGGCCTGTACGAGTGCATCCTGTGCGCATGCTGCTCGACCGCCTGCCCAACGTTCTGGTGGAACCCGGACCGCTTCGTCGGCCCGGCCGGGCTGTTGCAGGCTTATCGCTTCATCGCCGACACGCGCGACAGCACGCCGTCGGAACGGCTCGACGATCTGAGCGACGCCTATCGGTTGTTTCGCTGCCGTACCATCATGAATTGCACCGACGTCTGTCCCAAGGGACTCAATCCGGCCGCCGCGATCAGCGAGATCCGCGATTTGCTGGTGCGGCGCATGATTTAG
- a CDS encoding LysR family transcriptional regulator, which translates to MNVKTMRYFCEVVEAGSAANAAERLFVAPTAISMQLAQLESQLGGELFDRSRRPMALTDLGKFFYPRAKELLQQMSRLDSEARGIATGSGGWLSIGFTRSATFSLLPRVIRRFRAAYPQVQLDLVEALSEYQPAQLRQNRIDVGLSRFIGDFEAPDDLTHAVKLDDPLVAALPVHHPLARRKSLTAAALAEVPFILYPKDPLSPFGQQIVAILKAAGGAEPKVAYGAVEIYTALALVSAGLGATLVGRSIADNKRNDVAFIPVRDIHSSTTVVAVTRNGESSKLVAAFLDIVRQSESP; encoded by the coding sequence ATGAACGTAAAGACGATGCGGTACTTCTGCGAAGTGGTGGAGGCGGGTAGTGCTGCCAATGCCGCCGAACGCCTGTTTGTCGCGCCGACCGCCATCAGCATGCAGCTGGCGCAGTTGGAGTCGCAGCTCGGGGGAGAGTTGTTCGACCGCTCGCGGCGGCCGATGGCCCTGACGGACCTTGGGAAATTCTTCTACCCGCGCGCAAAGGAGCTGCTGCAGCAGATGTCGCGGCTCGATAGCGAGGCGCGCGGCATCGCCACCGGCAGCGGCGGCTGGCTGTCGATCGGATTCACGCGTTCGGCGACGTTCTCGCTGCTGCCCCGCGTGATACGGCGGTTTCGCGCGGCGTATCCGCAGGTGCAGCTCGACCTGGTGGAGGCGCTGTCCGAATACCAGCCGGCGCAATTGCGGCAAAACCGAATCGATGTAGGATTGTCGCGTTTCATCGGCGACTTCGAGGCGCCGGACGATCTGACGCACGCGGTCAAGCTGGATGATCCACTGGTGGCTGCGCTACCGGTCCATCATCCGCTGGCGCGACGCAAATCGCTGACGGCAGCGGCATTGGCCGAGGTGCCGTTCATCCTGTATCCGAAAGATCCGCTCAGCCCCTTCGGGCAGCAGATCGTGGCGATATTGAAGGCTGCCGGCGGCGCCGAGCCGAAGGTCGCATATGGCGCGGTGGAGATCTACACCGCACTGGCGCTGGTGAGCGCGGGGCTGGGCGCGACCCTGGTGGGGCGTTCGATCGCCGACAACAAGCGCAACGACGTTGCCTTCATCCCGGTGCGCGATATCCATTCCAGCACCACGGTGGTGGCGGTCACGCGCAACGGCGAAAGCAGTAAATTAGTCGCCGCCTTCCTGGACATCGTCCGCCAGAGCGAAAGCCCGTAA
- a CDS encoding 4-carboxy-4-hydroxy-2-oxoadipate aldolase/oxaloacetate decarboxylase, whose translation MSQISPDISLDTLRGLRELGAATVHEAQGGKGALDSGMKPIDAAMRVAGPAFTVDARPADNLMLHYAMLKARPGDVLVVDAKGFLEAGVWGDVFTEQALKMGLAGLVINGAVRDAAAIIAAGFPVFARGLSIKGTGKHQPGRIDVPVVIGDVEIQPGDIVIGDQDGLVVVARKDADAVLAAGRAREAKEAAYRERIRNGATTVDLLDLAETLQRLNLR comes from the coding sequence ATGAGCCAGATCAGTCCCGATATCAGTCTCGATACCCTGCGCGGCTTGCGCGAGCTCGGCGCCGCCACCGTGCACGAAGCCCAGGGCGGCAAAGGTGCGCTCGACAGCGGCATGAAACCCATCGACGCCGCCATGCGCGTCGCCGGTCCCGCCTTCACGGTCGACGCCCGCCCCGCCGACAACCTGATGCTGCACTACGCCATGCTCAAGGCCAGGCCGGGCGACGTGCTGGTGGTCGACGCCAAGGGATTCCTCGAAGCCGGTGTTTGGGGCGACGTCTTCACCGAGCAGGCCTTGAAGATGGGCCTTGCGGGACTGGTGATCAACGGCGCCGTGCGCGACGCCGCCGCCATCATCGCCGCCGGCTTCCCCGTGTTCGCGCGCGGCCTGTCGATCAAGGGCACCGGCAAGCACCAGCCGGGCCGCATCGACGTCCCCGTCGTTATCGGCGACGTGGAAATCCAGCCGGGCGACATCGTCATCGGCGACCAGGACGGCCTGGTGGTCGTGGCGCGCAAGGACGCGGACGCGGTGCTCGCGGCGGGCCGCGCCCGCGAAGCAAAGGAAGCGGCCTACCGCGAGCGGATCAGAAACGGCGCCACGACCGTCGATCTACTGGACCTTGCCGAGACGTTGCAGCGCCTGAATTTGCGCTAA
- a CDS encoding NADP-dependent oxidoreductase, which translates to MKAFIIDRYGKADVVRAGEMPEPELGADDVLVQIHAASVNPLDLKIRDGEFKLLLPYRMPLILGNDMAGVVVRVGAGVRRFNVGDEVYARPDDNRIGTFAEYIAIKEDALALKPKTLTMEQAAAMPLVALTAWQALVEKGHLKKGQKVLIHAGTGGVGTVAIQLAKHLGATVATTASVANAAMLKQLGADIVIDYKKDDFSLRLRDYDLVLDSQGGVTQKKSLGVLKPGGKVVGIAGPPDPDFAKARGLNALVGLVMRMLSYGIRSKARAAGVSYSFLYMRASGEQLRQLAELVDAGAIRPVIDRVYPFAQTMEALAYVETGRSKGKVVIKVR; encoded by the coding sequence ATGAAGGCATTCATTATTGACCGTTACGGCAAGGCCGATGTGGTGCGCGCCGGCGAAATGCCCGAGCCGGAGCTGGGCGCCGACGACGTGCTGGTGCAGATCCACGCCGCCAGCGTGAACCCGCTGGACCTGAAAATCCGCGATGGCGAATTCAAACTGCTGCTGCCGTATCGCATGCCGCTCATCCTCGGCAACGACATGGCCGGCGTGGTGGTCCGGGTGGGCGCGGGCGTACGGCGCTTCAATGTCGGCGACGAAGTGTATGCGCGGCCCGACGACAACCGCATCGGCACGTTTGCCGAATACATCGCGATCAAGGAGGATGCGCTGGCGCTCAAGCCGAAGACGCTGACGATGGAACAGGCGGCGGCGATGCCGCTGGTGGCCCTGACCGCGTGGCAGGCGCTGGTCGAAAAAGGCCATTTGAAGAAGGGACAGAAGGTGTTGATACACGCCGGCACCGGCGGCGTGGGGACGGTCGCGATCCAGCTGGCCAAGCATCTGGGCGCCACGGTGGCGACGACCGCCAGCGTGGCCAACGCCGCCATGCTCAAACAGCTGGGCGCCGATATCGTCATCGACTACAAGAAGGATGATTTCTCGCTGCGGCTGCGCGACTACGATCTGGTGCTCGATTCGCAGGGCGGGGTGACGCAGAAAAAATCGCTGGGCGTACTCAAGCCCGGTGGGAAAGTCGTCGGCATCGCCGGGCCACCTGACCCCGACTTCGCCAAGGCGCGCGGCCTGAACGCGCTGGTGGGGCTGGTCATGCGCATGCTCAGTTACGGCATCCGCAGCAAGGCCAGGGCGGCCGGCGTCAGCTACTCCTTCCTGTACATGCGCGCCAGCGGGGAGCAGCTGCGGCAGCTCGCGGAACTGGTCGACGCCGGCGCCATCCGCCCGGTGATCGACCGCGTGTACCCGTTCGCGCAGACCATGGAAGCGTTGGCATACGTCGAAACAGGCAGGTCGAAGGGGAAGGTCGTCATCAAGGTACGATGA
- a CDS encoding oxidoreductase, with translation MNSKIAIVTGASSGIGEATARLLAQVGYQVYGTSRKGTSASQHGFEMLALDVTSDESVAALVAEVMRRHGRIDLLVNNAGFGVAPAAAQESSMEQTQAIFDTNFFGLVRMMRAVLPHMRRQREGRILNISSVLGLVAIPYAALYCATKHAVEAYSESMDQELRTQGVRVSLIEPAYVNTPFDANQLQADAQLPEYRALRASLADFVKQAMAKADRPEVVAETVLKAARDTRPRVRYTAGAVAARLRALRRFAPAALVEAAIRKDMKLDAQPAVGPVAAVLE, from the coding sequence TCGTTACCGGCGCCTCGTCGGGCATCGGCGAGGCAACGGCCCGGTTGCTGGCCCAAGTCGGCTATCAAGTCTACGGCACCAGCCGCAAGGGTACATCGGCATCGCAGCACGGGTTCGAGATGCTGGCGCTGGACGTCACCAGCGACGAATCGGTGGCGGCGCTGGTGGCCGAGGTGATGCGGCGGCACGGGCGCATCGACCTGTTGGTCAACAACGCCGGTTTCGGCGTGGCGCCGGCGGCGGCGCAGGAGAGCAGCATGGAGCAGACGCAGGCCATTTTCGATACCAACTTCTTCGGCCTGGTGCGGATGATGCGCGCGGTGCTGCCGCACATGCGCCGCCAGCGCGAGGGACGCATCCTGAACATCAGTTCCGTGCTCGGGTTGGTGGCGATACCGTATGCGGCGCTGTATTGCGCCACCAAGCACGCGGTCGAAGCCTATTCGGAGTCGATGGACCAGGAACTGCGCACCCAGGGCGTGCGCGTGTCGCTGATCGAGCCGGCGTATGTGAATACGCCGTTCGACGCCAACCAGTTGCAGGCCGACGCCCAGCTGCCTGAATATCGCGCACTGCGCGCTTCGCTGGCGGACTTCGTGAAGCAAGCGATGGCGAAGGCCGACCGCCCGGAGGTGGTGGCCGAGACGGTGCTGAAAGCGGCGCGCGACACGCGTCCGAGGGTGCGCTACACGGCGGGTGCGGTGGCCGCGCGCCTGCGGGCGCTGCGACGGTTCGCCCCGGCCGCGCTGGTGGAGGCGGCGATACGCAAGGATATGAAGCTCGATGCGCAGCCGGCGGTGGGCCCTGTCGCCGCCGTGCTGGAATAA